From a region of the Dictyostelium discoideum AX4 chromosome 2 chromosome, whole genome shotgun sequence genome:
- the pdhX gene encoding E3-binding protein produces the protein MNRILKQVSNTKGKGIRFYSSSSQLDSEYMFPSVRRLLVEYGINSSKEVTATGPQNRLLKGDVLAYIKTKNLSPVDRLSLIASSVKSSQPSSSSSPSIVDSPTLTSQIKDQIKIVTTITNDKNKSKVIYEDIPNNNIRRVIATKLSQSKQQVPHFYMTVECELDNVLAMRKSMPENVKISVNDFVLRACALALRDNPQANSKWSDEHGEAILNPTVDISFAVSTDRGLITPIITNTDKKQLLAISNESKQLALKARDGKLKPEEFIGGTFSVSNLGMFGITSFNAIINYPQAGILAIGTGRKVLRPPSTYQPIETNLNASYGSEGKSEIINTNGPLTTEQLEKLFDNTVSKKQDIKQQIINEQPQPPKYEQPKVANVMDVTLSGDNRVFDDEIAGKFLSSFKYYLSNPQNMIL, from the coding sequence ATTCAGAATATATGTTTCCATCAGTCAGAAGATTATTAGTAGAATATGGTATCAATAGTAGTAAGGAAGTAACAGCTACAGGTCCACAAAATAGATTACTTAAAGGTGATGTTTTAGcatatataaaaacaaagaatTTATCACCAGTAGATagattatcattaattgcATCATCAGTAAAATCATCacaaccatcatcatcatcatcaccatcaatagTAGACTCACCAACATTAACATCACAAATTAAagatcaaattaaaattgtaacaacaattacaaatgataaaaataaatcaaaagttATATACGAAGAtataccaaataataatattagaagAGTAATTGCAACTAAATTAAGTCAATCGAAACAACAAGTACCACATTTCTATATGACAGTTGAATGTGAATTGGATAATGTTTTAGCAATGAGAAAATCTATGCCAGAGAATGTAAAGATCTCTGTAAACGATTTCGTGTTAAGAGCATGTGCATTGGCATTACGTGATAATCCACAAGCAAATTCTAAATGGTCCGACGAACATGGTGAAGCCATATTAAATCCAACCGTTGACATTTCATTTGCAGTTAGTACCGATCGTGGTTTAATCACACCAATCATCACAAATACCGATAAGAAACAATTGTTGGCAATTTCAAACGAGTCTAAACAATTGGCATTGAAAGCAAGAGATGGTAAATTGAAACCAGAAGAATTCATTGGTGGTACATTTAGTGTATCAAATTTAGGTATGTTTGGTATTACATCCTTTAATGCAATCATAAATTATCCACAAGCTGGTATCTTGGCAATTGGTACTGGTAGAAAAGTTTTAAGACCACCTTCAACCTATCAACCAATAGAAACAAACTTAAACGCATCATATGGCTCTGAAGGTAAATCCGAAATCATAAATACAAATGGTCCATTAACAACTGAACAattagaaaaattatttgataatactGTATCAAAAAAACAAGATATTAAACAACAAATCATTAAtgaacaaccacaaccaccaaaATATGAACAACCAAAGGTTGCAAATGTTATGGATGTTACACTCTCTGGTGATAATAGAGTATTCGATGATGAAATCGCTGGTAAATTcttatcatcatttaaatattatttatcaaaTCCACAAAATATGattctttaa
- the orcD gene encoding origin recognition complex subunit 4 gives MSNIDETENQEYLLLKAKNIITERTQSSYLPDEYIGAEKEAETLYAILDDAIINKKSTVGLITGPKGSGKSSFFKHCLKKYNESDYLLVRLSGMIHFNDNYALKEIAKALGIKIPSGLNIFHTFEFIRVKLGKETLESQINTSTKKIQFQSLPVVILIEELELMLTSLSTSKQSLFYNLLDLSHYKNVSLSFIATTSQHDIVNMFEKRIKSRFTQESIKIPPLSFDSIQIIFKNLISLPESFDDEEYRDTWNANVEKSLKSTSVIENFKKYYRLYNRVNNYHLLVNEIIDNLDYYDKDNKWINSKIINDGFEYLNQDVIEIMLKSLSVLEFTILGCILNTKVGTNINDDYITFDELYDGEYKKLSYSFFKNVDQAKKPSTIRILQHLLLLGIIKTQSRANDSGDFPKFKIAIDPDSIINAAKNRNDLPTVIVKYVTEWLT, from the exons atgaGTAATATTGATGAGACAGAAAATCaagaatatttattattaaaagcaAAGAATATTATAACAGAAAGAACACAATCATCATATTTACCAGATGAATATATTGGAGCTGAAAAAGAAGCTGAAACTTTATATGCAATTTTAGATGATGCaatcataaataaaaaaagtactGTTGGTTTAATTACAGGTCCAAAAGGTTCTGGTAAATCATCT ttttttaaacattgtttaaaaaaatataatgaatCAGATTATTTATTAGTTAGATTATCAGGAATGATacattttaatgataattatgCATTAAAAGAGATAGCAAAAGCATTAGGTATTAAAATACCAAGtggtttaaatatatttcatACATTTGAATTCATTAGAGTGAAATTAGGTAAAGAAACATTAGAATCACAAATTAATACATCAACAAAGAAAATACAATTTCAATCATTACCAgtagtaattttaattgaagaattaGAATTAATGTTAACATCATTATCAACCTCAAAACaaagtttattttataaCCTTTTAGATTTATCACATTATAAAAATGTATCTTTATCATTCATTGCAACAACTTCTCAACATGATATAGTTAATATGTttgaaaaaagaattaaatcaaGATTCACtcaagaatcaattaaaataccACCATTATCTT ttgATAGTAtacaaattatatttaaaaatttaatttcattaccagaatcatttgatgatgaagaatatAGAGATACATGGAATGCAAATGTTGagaaatctttaaaatcaacaagtgtaattgaaaattttaaaaaatattatagaTTGTATAATCGTGTAAATAATTATCATCTTTTAGTG aatgaaattatagataatttagattattatgataaagataataaatggataaatagtaaaataataaatgatggATTTGAATATCTTAATCAAGATGTAATTGAAATAATGTTAAAGAGTTTATCAGTTTTAGAATTCACAATATTAGGTTGTATTTTAAATACAAAAGTTGGAACCAATATAAATGATGATTATATTACATTTGATGAACTTTATGACGGAGAATATAAAAAGTTGTCCTATTCATTCTTTAAGAATGTTGATCAAGCTAAAAAACCATCAACCATTAGAATACTAcaacatttattattattaggtaTAATTAAAACTCAATCTAGAGCAAATGATTCTGGTGATTTccctaaatttaaaattgcaaTTGATCCCGATTCAATCATAAATGCTGcaaaaaatagaaatgatTTACCAACTGTAATTGTAAAATATGTTACTGAATGGTTAAcataa